The Dama dama isolate Ldn47 chromosome 11, ASM3311817v1, whole genome shotgun sequence genome segment TTTAAACAACATTTATTTCACTCACAAATCTGCAGTATGGCCAAGGTTTGGCAGGGCCAACACATCCCTGCTCTACTTGGCATCAGCTTGGGGAGCTCAAAGCCTGGCTTCTATAAATCATCTGAAGCCGCTCACTCACTTAACTGGTTCCTGACTGGGAAGACTCAACTAGGGGCAAGAAGAGCTGAGGATCCTCAGACATTTTCATCTCCATGCAGTCTGGCCACGTGACCTCTTCAGCATGCCTTAGGGGAGCTAGACTGCTTCCACAGAGCCTCAAGCCTCCCTAGCATGCATCGGGAGGTGACTTGCTCTGCCGGGTAGAGGGGGTTAGCAAGGGCTTCCCCAAGAACGGGATGCTGAGGTGGGTTGAGCCTTGATACAGTCTGTCACTGGGATGAAGAGAGGAAAGTCAttgcaggcagaaggaacagcatgtgcaaaggcctcAAGGCAGGAAAAGCCTTATGTTCACAGAATGCTTGAACAGGTggtagagggagagagggaaaagacTGGAAACAGTCAGAGGCCAGCGGCAAACAGCTGGGGGCCATTCAACGATTGGGTCAAAGGAGCCGTAGGACCAGCTTTCTGTGGCAGTGAGGAGAATGATCAGAGGAGTGGGGACCTAGAGCCAGCAGGGGGTGATCCAGAGTCCAGTGCTCTGCTCCAGGGCCTGGGGACCTGTCCAGCCAGCAGTGGGAGCAGGTAGGGCAGGAGAGCAGACAGAGACAACTTCTTGAAATACCTAAGAGGTGGCATCAGTGTCAGGGAAGAAGTCACGGACACTCTCCCCATCTGAGGTTGCATGGATGGCACAATGTGGTGTCAGGGTTAAGAACACAGCTCTGGGGAACCGAGCCCAGCTGATCAGCATGATCACAGATGTGCAGCTCGCCATCTTCGCCAACATGCTCTTCCTGCTGGTCGTTCTC includes the following:
- the LOC133065470 gene encoding dolichyl-diphosphooligosaccharide--protein glycosyltransferase subunit 4-like gives rise to the protein MITDVQLAIFANMLFLLVVLYHHVAINNPKKQE